The proteins below are encoded in one region of Knoellia sp. S7-12:
- a CDS encoding tetratricopeptide repeat protein, with protein MKCEQPGCSGTVTDGYCDVCGMPPSELAAAATATGTAAPQAPNAVDGTRCGQPGCSGTVVDGYCDVCGTPGGTPSSEAGSAPAGVAGTASTASTSHRIQSAAIGSRRAGSGSTATRRVGSSRTRAARLGAGITTVPPAAAVDAAKAVQTNPSVPEDKRSCSNCGAPVGRSIDGQPGRPEGFCPKCGTAYSFTPKLTQGVLVAGQYLVAGALAHGGLGWIYLARDRNVSDRWVVLKGLLNSGDKDALAAAIAEQRFLAQVEHPSIVEIYNFVTHDEAGYIVMEYVGGESLKGLLKERMRAKGAYDPFPVDQALAYIVEMLPAFQYLHDLGLVYCDFKPDNLIQVGDAAKLIDLGGVRRIDDDESAIYGTVGYQAPEVAESGASIASDIYTIGRTLVVLTMEFRGYQSTYLTKLPDPATTPVFRDHDSFYWLVAKCCAPDPADRFASADELRAQVLGVLREVVAARTQGTSTTSAASVSFTTPAVSTARIDWNQLPSLRPDTTDSQYAWLVSLAPGEPTERLADLAKAPEATAEVHLARGAEHLLSGNGAATKEEARQLLALDPWDWRALWLQGLASLQSSDFADAQASFSAVYQQAPGELAPKLALAVACEAGGQGDVAEGLYRTCAQTDAAYVAPAAFGIARLRAAAGDTEGAVRALDLVPSTSRGYSEARRLRADVLLAGSGKDLGRLGEALTSVDGIRLDTVEREGLTARILEKAIAIVGETGPQPVAIGPHAAHDATLRTALEVSYRALAREARTREERIALVDRANAVRPWTST; from the coding sequence GTGAAGTGTGAGCAGCCCGGATGTTCGGGCACCGTCACCGACGGCTACTGCGACGTCTGCGGGATGCCACCGTCCGAGCTGGCCGCGGCCGCCACTGCCACCGGCACTGCGGCGCCCCAGGCGCCCAATGCTGTCGACGGCACCCGGTGCGGTCAGCCCGGCTGCTCGGGCACCGTTGTCGACGGCTACTGCGACGTCTGCGGCACGCCGGGCGGAACTCCCTCCAGCGAGGCGGGATCCGCACCCGCGGGCGTCGCCGGCACAGCCTCGACGGCCTCCACCTCGCACCGGATCCAGTCGGCCGCGATCGGCTCCCGCCGCGCCGGCTCCGGCTCGACGGCGACCCGACGGGTCGGGTCGTCACGGACCCGCGCCGCTCGCCTTGGTGCGGGCATCACGACGGTCCCACCGGCGGCCGCCGTCGACGCAGCCAAGGCCGTGCAGACCAACCCTTCGGTGCCCGAGGACAAACGCAGCTGCAGCAATTGCGGTGCGCCAGTGGGCCGTTCGATCGACGGCCAGCCCGGGAGGCCGGAGGGGTTCTGCCCCAAGTGCGGCACGGCATACAGCTTCACGCCCAAGCTCACACAGGGCGTCCTCGTCGCCGGGCAGTACCTCGTCGCGGGCGCGCTCGCCCACGGCGGGCTCGGCTGGATCTACCTCGCGCGCGACCGCAACGTCTCTGACCGCTGGGTCGTCCTCAAAGGCCTGCTCAACTCCGGCGACAAGGACGCGCTGGCCGCGGCGATCGCGGAGCAGCGGTTCCTGGCCCAGGTCGAGCACCCGAGCATCGTCGAGATCTACAACTTCGTCACCCACGACGAGGCCGGCTACATCGTCATGGAGTACGTCGGCGGCGAGTCGCTCAAGGGGCTGCTCAAGGAGCGGATGCGCGCCAAGGGCGCCTACGACCCGTTCCCCGTCGACCAGGCCCTCGCCTACATCGTCGAGATGCTGCCGGCCTTCCAATACCTGCACGACCTCGGGCTCGTCTATTGCGACTTCAAGCCGGACAACCTCATCCAGGTCGGGGACGCCGCCAAGCTGATCGACCTCGGCGGTGTGCGCCGGATCGATGACGACGAGTCGGCGATCTATGGGACGGTCGGCTACCAGGCCCCCGAGGTCGCCGAGTCCGGGGCCTCGATCGCCTCGGACATCTACACGATCGGCCGCACGCTCGTCGTCCTCACGATGGAGTTCCGCGGCTATCAGTCGACCTACCTGACGAAGCTGCCCGACCCGGCGACCACCCCGGTGTTCCGCGACCACGACTCGTTCTATTGGCTCGTCGCCAAGTGCTGCGCTCCTGATCCGGCCGACCGGTTCGCCTCCGCTGACGAGCTGCGAGCCCAAGTCCTTGGGGTGCTCCGTGAGGTCGTCGCCGCCCGCACCCAGGGCACGAGCACCACCTCCGCCGCCTCGGTGAGCTTCACGACCCCGGCGGTCTCCACGGCCCGCATCGACTGGAACCAGCTGCCGTCGCTGCGCCCCGACACGACCGACTCCCAGTACGCCTGGCTGGTCAGCCTGGCCCCCGGTGAGCCCACGGAGCGGCTCGCCGACCTCGCCAAGGCCCCCGAGGCGACGGCCGAGGTCCACCTTGCCCGCGGCGCCGAACACCTCCTCAGCGGCAACGGGGCGGCGACCAAGGAGGAGGCGCGGCAGCTGCTCGCCCTCGACCCGTGGGACTGGCGAGCGCTGTGGCTCCAGGGCCTGGCGTCGCTGCAGTCCTCCGACTTTGCGGATGCACAGGCCTCGTTCAGCGCCGTCTATCAACAGGCTCCTGGCGAGCTGGCACCCAAGCTGGCGCTCGCCGTCGCCTGTGAAGCGGGAGGTCAGGGTGACGTCGCCGAAGGCCTCTACCGCACGTGTGCCCAGACCGATGCGGCATACGTCGCCCCCGCCGCGTTCGGGATCGCCCGGCTCCGCGCGGCGGCCGGCGACACCGAGGGCGCGGTCCGCGCCCTTGACCTTGTGCCGTCGACGAGCCGCGGCTACAGCGAAGCCCGCCGACTGCGCGCCGACGTGCTCCTTGCCGGCTCCGGCAAGGACCTCGGCCGGCTGGGCGAGGCACTGACCAGCGTCGATGGGATCCGGCTGGACACCGTCGAGCGTGAGGGCCTCACCGCCCGGATCCTGGAGAAGGCGATCGCCATCGTCGGTGAGACCGGGCCACAACCGGTGGCGATCGGGCCGCATGCTGCACACGACGCGACTCTGCGCACCGCGCTCGAGGTCAGCTATCGGGCCCTGGCCCGTGAGGCCCGCACCCGCGAGGAGCGG
- a CDS encoding AAA family ATPase — protein MTSSAPTLSAALASLLEVALAAGVPEPDARGEAEALAATVAEAATGAWVDWVAQTGGDRSAEDFMAAASRGRRWRSTPTPTLARLAAERSPEAPAYAKALALVCTAGAGLGTPTTQTIGNASQAAAAQLGAFQPTPTPPPAAASDPVVPVATSPGPTDEFTRGVRSLWGDVMGQLDTLRTRTEEVRRGPALGGDRAGSPFDLDPRADPWGPGAFPDLGSPRPSQPSQPSDDAGPNDTATAGEAPEQPAPEPAKPEEPQKSVEELLAELDALTGLAGVKGEIHRQVAVLRIEAKRAAAGLKTPDLTRHLVFTGNPGTGKTTVARLVSGIYRALGLLSKGQLIEVDRSELVAGYLGQTAMKTQEVVKSAVGGVLFIDEAYSLAGDQYGTEAVDTLVKEMEDQRDDLVIIVAGYPVPMQFFIAQNPGLASRFRTTIDFVDYTDEELVAIFRGIATKADYDVTDAVEARFREQLARQPRDASFGNGRYARNAFEGAVGHQAWRLREIDEPTVEQLRSLEPEDLGAYEEPTPELAVADLPDVGDDLLQTGPKPTGEEAS, from the coding sequence ATGACCAGCTCCGCACCCACCCTGTCAGCCGCTCTGGCGTCCTTGCTGGAGGTGGCCTTGGCGGCTGGTGTGCCGGAGCCCGATGCCCGCGGCGAGGCCGAGGCCCTGGCGGCAACCGTGGCCGAGGCGGCAACCGGGGCGTGGGTCGACTGGGTCGCCCAGACCGGCGGGGACCGGTCGGCAGAGGACTTCATGGCGGCTGCGTCCCGGGGTCGCCGGTGGCGCTCGACACCCACCCCGACCCTCGCCCGACTGGCCGCCGAACGCTCACCCGAGGCACCGGCATACGCGAAGGCTTTGGCCCTGGTCTGCACCGCCGGTGCCGGTCTGGGGACCCCGACGACCCAGACCATCGGGAACGCCTCGCAGGCCGCCGCCGCCCAGCTCGGCGCCTTCCAGCCCACTCCGACCCCGCCGCCGGCGGCCGCATCAGACCCAGTGGTTCCCGTCGCCACCTCGCCCGGTCCGACCGACGAGTTCACCCGCGGGGTCCGCAGCCTGTGGGGCGACGTCATGGGTCAGCTCGACACCCTGCGCACCCGCACCGAGGAGGTCCGCCGCGGTCCGGCACTTGGCGGCGACCGCGCGGGCTCGCCGTTCGACCTCGACCCCCGGGCCGACCCATGGGGCCCGGGTGCCTTCCCCGACCTGGGCAGTCCCCGTCCGAGCCAGCCGAGCCAACCGAGCGACGACGCCGGCCCCAATGACACCGCGACGGCAGGTGAGGCGCCGGAGCAGCCCGCCCCCGAGCCGGCCAAACCGGAGGAACCGCAGAAGTCGGTCGAGGAGCTGCTCGCCGAGCTCGACGCCCTCACCGGGTTGGCCGGCGTCAAGGGAGAGATCCACCGCCAGGTCGCGGTCCTGCGGATCGAGGCCAAGCGCGCTGCCGCCGGCCTGAAGACCCCCGACCTCACTCGGCACCTCGTCTTCACCGGCAACCCCGGCACCGGCAAGACGACGGTGGCCCGACTCGTCTCCGGCATCTACCGGGCCCTCGGCCTGCTCTCCAAGGGCCAGCTCATCGAGGTCGACCGCTCCGAGCTGGTCGCCGGCTACCTCGGGCAGACCGCGATGAAGACCCAGGAGGTCGTGAAGTCCGCGGTGGGCGGGGTCCTGTTCATCGACGAGGCGTACTCCCTCGCCGGCGACCAGTACGGCACCGAGGCCGTCGACACCCTCGTCAAGGAGATGGAGGACCAGCGCGACGACCTCGTCATCATCGTCGCTGGCTATCCCGTGCCGATGCAGTTCTTCATCGCCCAGAACCCCGGTCTGGCCAGTCGGTTCCGCACGACGATCGACTTCGTGGACTACACCGACGAGGAGCTCGTCGCGATCTTCCGTGGCATCGCGACCAAGGCCGACTATGACGTGACCGACGCCGTCGAGGCACGGTTCCGCGAGCAGCTCGCCCGGCAGCCCCGGGACGCGTCGTTCGGCAACGGCCGTTATGCGCGCAACGCCTTCGAGGGCGCCGTCGGCCACCAGGCGTGGCGGTTGCGCGAGATCGATGAGCCCACCGTCGAGCAGCTGCGCTCGCTGGAGCCGGAGGACCTCGGCGCCTACGAAGAGCCGACGCCCGAGCTCGCGGTTGCTGACCTGCCTGACGTGGGGGACGACTTGTTGCAGACTGGGCCGAAGCCCACGGGGGAGGAGGCGTCATGA
- a CDS encoding LemA family protein codes for MKALIVVLVIVVLLALVAVGIYNGLIKLRNSVEESWRQIDVELTRRHDLIGNLVETVKGYAAHERGTLEDVISARGAAMAGGQSPSQQAQSEGLLTQALGRLIAVAEAYPDLKANQNFLALQAELTGTEDRIASVRRSYNDVVNQLNTKVESVPSNIVAGMFNIERAEYFEAQGGEREAVKVDFGQRDTTIPPPGSYVGADVPPAAPPAGPAAPSAPAPPVQAQSQPPSEQPPA; via the coding sequence GTGAAGGCGCTCATCGTCGTTCTCGTCATCGTCGTTCTGCTCGCGCTCGTCGCGGTCGGGATCTACAACGGCCTGATCAAGCTCCGCAACAGCGTCGAGGAGTCCTGGCGGCAGATCGACGTCGAGCTCACGCGCCGGCACGACCTGATCGGCAACCTCGTCGAGACGGTCAAGGGGTATGCCGCGCACGAACGAGGCACCCTCGAAGACGTCATCAGTGCCCGCGGCGCCGCCATGGCCGGCGGCCAGTCGCCGAGCCAGCAGGCCCAGAGCGAAGGCCTGCTCACCCAGGCCCTCGGCCGCCTCATCGCCGTCGCGGAGGCCTACCCCGACCTCAAGGCCAACCAGAACTTCCTCGCCCTCCAGGCCGAACTCACCGGCACCGAGGACCGGATCGCCTCGGTCCGGCGCTCCTACAACGACGTCGTCAACCAGCTCAACACCAAGGTGGAGTCGGTCCCGAGCAACATCGTCGCGGGCATGTTCAACATCGAGCGGGCCGAATACTTCGAGGCGCAGGGTGGGGAGCGCGAAGCGGTCAAGGTCGACTTCGGCCAGCGCGACACGACCATCCCGCCGCCGGGGTCGTATGTCGGGGCCGACGTGCCGCCGGCCGCGCCTCCAGCCGGGCCGGCAGCGCCGTCAGCGCCGGCTCCCCCGGTCCAAGCCCAGTCCCAGCCCCCGTCCGAGCAACCGCCGGCCTGA
- a CDS encoding toxic anion resistance protein, with protein sequence MSATDESAAVAPLQPPDQSLTLTAPEAPKQVVETQAPKMAPQVSAEAVPGLDAKVESFMDALTKAAPRSPEFAQQADNVRTMGDADIRRAAETSNRLLDKPVQALKEGALSQGSNVGKTLLELRRTVEDLDPGKMTGGRKLLGMIPFGDKVTDYFRRYQSAQSQLNGILHSLRSGQDELTKDNVALNLEKTNLWAAMGRLNQYIYIAERLDTRLAAKIAELELSDPDTARALSQDVLFYVRQKHQDLLTQLAVSIQSYLAIDIIIKNNIELIKGVDRASTTTISALRTAVIVAQALGSQKLVLDQITALNVTTSSMIQRTSEMLRDNSAQIQEQAASSTIGVAELQAAFQNIYQTMDSIDTFKLKALDTMAQTIGVLETEVDKSNEYLARARNQDARGTQNLDLEGS encoded by the coding sequence ATGTCAGCCACTGACGAATCCGCAGCCGTCGCGCCACTCCAGCCACCCGACCAGAGCCTCACCCTGACCGCTCCCGAGGCGCCCAAACAGGTCGTCGAGACCCAGGCGCCCAAGATGGCTCCCCAGGTGAGCGCCGAGGCCGTGCCCGGTCTGGACGCCAAGGTCGAGTCGTTCATGGATGCCCTGACCAAGGCCGCGCCGCGCAGCCCCGAGTTCGCCCAGCAGGCCGACAACGTCCGCACCATGGGAGACGCCGACATCCGGCGCGCGGCCGAGACGTCCAACCGGCTGCTCGACAAGCCGGTCCAGGCCCTCAAGGAGGGCGCGCTGTCGCAGGGCAGCAACGTCGGCAAGACCCTGCTCGAGCTGCGTCGGACGGTCGAGGACCTCGACCCGGGGAAGATGACCGGGGGCCGCAAGCTGCTCGGGATGATCCCGTTCGGCGACAAGGTCACCGACTACTTCCGGCGCTACCAGTCCGCGCAGAGCCAGCTCAACGGCATCCTGCACAGCCTGCGCAGCGGCCAGGACGAGCTGACCAAGGACAACGTCGCCCTCAACCTGGAGAAGACCAACCTCTGGGCCGCGATGGGTCGGCTGAACCAATACATCTACATCGCCGAACGGCTCGACACCAGGCTCGCGGCCAAGATCGCCGAGCTCGAGCTGAGCGACCCCGACACCGCCAGGGCGCTGTCCCAGGACGTCCTGTTCTATGTGCGTCAGAAGCACCAGGACCTGCTCACCCAGCTCGCCGTCTCGATCCAGAGCTATCTCGCGATCGACATCATCATCAAGAACAACATCGAGCTGATCAAGGGTGTCGACCGGGCCTCGACCACCACGATCTCGGCCCTGCGGACCGCGGTCATCGTCGCCCAGGCCCTCGGCAGCCAGAAACTCGTCCTCGACCAGATCACGGCGCTGAACGTCACGACGTCGAGCATGATCCAGCGGACGTCCGAGATGTTGCGCGACAACTCGGCCCAGATCCAGGAGCAGGCGGCGTCCTCGACGATCGGGGTGGCCGAGCTGCAGGCCGCGTTCCAGAACATCTACCAGACCATGGACTCCATCGACACGTTCAAGCTGAAGGCCCTCGACACGATGGCCCAGACGATCGGGGTACTCGAGACCGAGGTCGACAAATCCAACGAGTACCTCGCCCGCGCTCGCAACCAGGACGCCCGCGGGACCCAGAACCTCGACCTCGAAGGGTCCTGA
- a CDS encoding glutamate ABC transporter substrate-binding protein: MRLVRVAAPLAVAAAMAVGVGACSTVAPTPLPKATPSPTVSAGKAPAAQSCANAVRSYAPDGALPAPSAIAAASTMGKIRARGRLIAGVSADTRLLGSRNPLLGRIEGFDIDLIQQIADAILGPGAKVELRVITAADRLPVLEKKEVDVVVRNMTITCDRWKTIAFSAEYYRAGQKILIRKGSTITGLASLAGKQVCAPTGTSSLDNLVRLAPKAIPVPATTHTECLVNLQQGKVEAITGDDTVLAGLASQDPYAVVLSEKAITAEPYGVGIPAEQVDMVKFVNAVLENGRTSGEWTKSYNTWLAPELGKGTGQPAPSYGRPTP, from the coding sequence ATGAGGCTGGTCCGAGTCGCCGCACCCCTCGCCGTCGCCGCAGCCATGGCCGTCGGGGTCGGAGCATGCTCGACTGTGGCCCCCACGCCATTGCCCAAGGCGACGCCGTCCCCGACGGTCAGCGCAGGCAAGGCCCCTGCCGCGCAGTCCTGCGCGAACGCGGTCCGGTCCTACGCCCCCGACGGCGCCCTGCCCGCTCCGAGCGCCATCGCCGCCGCGTCGACGATGGGCAAGATCAGGGCCCGTGGGCGGCTCATCGCTGGCGTCTCGGCCGACACCCGGCTGCTCGGCTCCCGCAACCCGCTCCTTGGCAGGATCGAGGGCTTCGACATCGACCTGATCCAGCAGATCGCGGATGCCATCCTCGGCCCCGGCGCCAAGGTCGAGCTGCGGGTCATCACCGCCGCCGACCGGCTTCCCGTCCTGGAGAAGAAAGAGGTCGACGTCGTCGTCCGCAACATGACGATCACCTGCGACCGGTGGAAGACGATCGCGTTCTCCGCCGAGTACTACCGCGCGGGCCAGAAGATCCTCATCCGCAAGGGCTCGACGATCACCGGCCTGGCCTCGCTCGCCGGCAAGCAGGTCTGCGCGCCGACCGGCACCTCGAGCCTGGACAACCTCGTCCGACTCGCGCCGAAGGCGATCCCCGTTCCCGCGACCACCCACACCGAGTGCCTCGTCAACCTCCAGCAGGGCAAGGTCGAGGCCATCACCGGTGATGACACGGTCCTCGCCGGGCTCGCCTCCCAGGATCCGTATGCCGTGGTGCTGAGCGAGAAGGCGATCACCGCCGAGCCCTACGGCGTCGGCATCCCGGCCGAGCAGGTCGACATGGTCAAGTTCGTCAACGCGGTCCTCGAGAACGGCCGCACGTCGGGTGAGTGGACCAAGTCCTACAACACCTGGCTCGCACCCGAACTCGGCAAGGGCACCGGGCAGCCTGCACCTTCCTACGGCCGGCCGACACCGTGA